In Candidatus Bathyarchaeota archaeon, the genomic stretch CTAAACATTAGCGAGGAAGCAACACTTGCAGACAACCTTCACCCTTCGACCTTTTAAGCCCGGCGACCTCGAAAAAGTCGTAAGCATAAACCGCGTTTGCCTACCAGAAAATTATTCACATTATTTTTTCATGGACATATACGAGCGGTATTCAGCTACCTTCATCGTGGCTGAGCAAGAACAGAACATTGTAGGGTATATTATGTGCAGAATTGAAACAGGCTTTTCAAGTTTTGGCTTGTTCGGCATTCCTAAAAAGGGACATGTGGTTTCCGTTGCGGTATTGCCTGGGCATCAACACAAGGGCATAGGCAGTGCTCTTATGAAAGAAGCGATGAAGAACATGCGCTTGTATAGAGCGAAAGAATGCTATTTGGAAGTGAGGGTCAGCAATGTTCCTGCGGTGAACATGTATAAAAAGTTAGGTTTTCAAGTGGTACGTACAAAGCGCGGGTACTATGCTGATGAAGAAGACGCTTACGTCATGGCAAAAAAACTAAAGCAATAAAAAAAGGAATTAGGGAAAAATCCTCTTCCAAAGTTTTTGCTTTTCCTTTTGCGTTAGCTCTCGAATTTCTTTTGTTTTCAAGTCGAGTGTTGCAATTAAAACTTCCTTTGGCTCTTTTTTACGTCTTAGAGTGGCCTTTATCGCTAGTATGACGGCTTCTTCTAAACTCATGTCAGCTTTATATCCCCCTTTCAAGACTCCCTTCGTTTCGTCACCACCTTTGCCTTCCATGCAAGCTCTGTACTCTTGGGATGCGCCTGCGCTGTTAATCATGAACAATCTCGGCCTGTTTTGAGAATCCAAGCCTCCAATTATCATGGCTACTGCCAAGGGTCGGAAACCCTTTTTTTGCGCGTAAGGCTGCATAAATAGAGTCAATCCCTTAGCCAATGCTTCGACATCTACGTTGGCGTTTTCTTTCTTGAGTATCCCTGTTTGTTTTTTTGCTTCTTCTAAGACGAGAAGAGAGTCTTGTTGTATTCCAGAAAATGCTATAGCTATTGTTTCGGTTATTTTGAATATTCGATAAAATGGATTTGGCAGTATTAAGAACTCATCGCTAGGTGTTTCTTTAGCTAGAACAATGCCGTGGTTGCAGCATATACCCACCATTGTTCCACCTCGCTTCATAGATTCCATTGCATATTCTAGTTGGAATATTCTGCCATCTGGAGAGAACGCGGTTTCCACGTCGTAACCCTTTTGCAGTTGTGTTGGAACTGTGGAGAGGAAATATGTCAATGCTGTTCTTGCTAATTCCGCTTTGTTTCCTGCAAATCCCGCTTTTATCAAACTGTCTAGAGCCCTGTCTAAATCTTTCGGTATCACGAGTCTTACTTCAGGCATCCATCAAACCTCCATATAAACGGATAGATTTATCAATGATCTACAATCTTATAAATTTATGTGGTAAAATGCCCGTCAAAAGGGAAAACATAATGGAGATCATTGAGAATTTCTTCAAAACAAAAATCGACGAACGTGGGAGAATCTACATACCTAAATCTGTGAGACAAAGGTTTTCAATAAAGCTCGGCGAAAGACTCTATATTAAACTTGAAAACAACCACTTTAGCATATATACCGCAACAGCTATCAAGAAACTACAGCTAACCAGAAAGTTATCGGGGAAAGAAAATGTCTTCTAAAAGCCAAAGGGTTCAACATGCAATGGTTGAGTTGAAAGCCAAAGTAGACGGTTTAGAGACGATTCGAGATAAGTTGATTCAATATAGCGCTAAGCAAGTTGGCACTTTTCATCAAATCGACACCTATTACAAAGTTCCGAAAGGTAGGTTGAAACTGCGGGAAGTAGAAGGCAAAAGTGATGCTGAACTAATATATTACGAGAGAGAAAACGTTGCAGAGCCAAAAAGAAGCTCTGTTTTCATTCTAATAATTCCACAACCTCAAGTCTTTAGACAGATTCTTGAACGAATCATGAAGATTAAAGTTGTGGTGGATAAGGTTAGGGAAATTTACTTTTACGAGGGTATTCAGATTCACTTGGATATTGTTGAAGGGTCGGGTTCTTTCATTGAATTTGAACGTATAACCTCCCAAGATTCAGAGCAACAA encodes the following:
- the rimI gene encoding ribosomal protein S18-alanine N-acetyltransferase; this encodes MQTTFTLRPFKPGDLEKVVSINRVCLPENYSHYFFMDIYERYSATFIVAEQEQNIVGYIMCRIETGFSSFGLFGIPKKGHVVSVAVLPGHQHKGIGSALMKEAMKNMRLYRAKECYLEVRVSNVPAVNMYKKLGFQVVRTKRGYYADEEDAYVMAKKLKQ
- a CDS encoding AbrB/MazE/SpoVT family DNA-binding domain-containing protein gives rise to the protein MPVKRENIMEIIENFFKTKIDERGRIYIPKSVRQRFSIKLGERLYIKLENNHFSIYTATAIKKLQLTRKLSGKENVF
- a CDS encoding class IV adenylate cyclase → MVELKAKVDGLETIRDKLIQYSAKQVGTFHQIDTYYKVPKGRLKLREVEGKSDAELIYYERENVAEPKRSSVFILIIPQPQVFRQILERIMKIKVVVDKVREIYFYEGIQIHLDIVEGSGSFIEFERITSQDSEQQKKDLSKLEKLREKLNISPQSLERLSYSGLI